The following DNA comes from Carassius auratus strain Wakin chromosome 46, ASM336829v1, whole genome shotgun sequence.
TAATATAACATGTCAAGCTAAATTTGAAATTCTTCAATATTTTCATATGTGTTCTTATAGTATCGTGCTGAGCAGAGAAGCATGTGTGAGAATAGAAAGAGCAATTGTGCAGTATGGGATAGGCAAATAGATTTGATGAGGAGAGAGATAGGGCTTCCTGTGATGACCATGCAGCGGTCTGCTAGCAAATAGGAGAAGTAGACAGGAGTGGGCAGGCATTAACAGTCACAAATAAACTGAAGCGAACGGAAACACATTCACTAGTCCAGTTTTGAGCTACCAAAAGTCCATGTGAACATCTGGGACAGGATATTTTACCACCATGGTGAGTGCTCTTTCTGGTTTCATCCTTGAATTGTCACATAGTATTGACCGGTGTCTAACTTTATGGCAGTTTTTAGAGATAATGGTTCAGAGAAATGTATGGTATGAAATCGGATGGTTAACTTATAAAGGTGCAGGAGTTTTTCTGTGCATACCCGGTCTTTCCTAGCACACTGTGTTATTCTTTTCCTGTTTGTCTAATTATTAACTTGTGTTACTTTTCACCTAAAATATTTCTATTGGTCATGTATGTGCTCGTAATTTCCATTATCATAGGGTGTGTTTGGTGGACTGATAAATAAAAGATACACATAAAACAACATGCTATAAAGCTAAATGCTGAGTTTAAATtcacaattcatattttaaaaacacttatAGAGCATCTGGGGAACATTTAGGggtttttattatgtgtttttgcaAAATTAGATTGTGTAAAAGTAGATTGTGTAATGTTTGGCCAGTTTTTGCTTCACAGACACAACTCGCTTCCTCTTCATCTGAAAACACACTTAAGTTTCTCTTGAATTCTTCTACACTCTGGTTTCATTGGTTAAATGTGCCTTTCCCCTCAACGAATCGCTCTTTTAAACTATAGCTAGAATGTGTCAAAGACCGGATTAATTTTATATCTGGTTTTGCTCTTTGTGGTCACATCAAACCATTCAGATTTAGCTTCATAATACCACATTAGCAAAGTGAAACTACAGTAGGACACCTGTTTCAGATTGCATCACAGTCACAATATGGGATCTCCCAAATCACCTTCTAATGGTCATCTAAGGTTCTCCATAAccatctgagaaacacacactgaCCATCCATTGGCTCTTCGTTAAGCACGTGTTAACACATGCCAGGACTCATATTCAAAACACACATTACACAAATCATCTGTCCAAAGAACGGAACTATGGACTTATTGTGAGGCTGCTTTGCATGTCGGGAGCCTTGAACAGTACAACGGTTGTTGGTAGTAACggccataaataaatacataaaaatggatTCTGTATTTATCTCGGTAGATAGTAGAACTCAtttttgaatgcataaaaaactGAAAGCTGGACTAACATGAGAAGACATTCTCTCTGATTACTATATAACATTTAGGTTATTTGTTTCAGACATACTATAGCAGATTGATGTCTATTTTGCTATCGgaataaataggaaaaaaaaactaaatgattcCATACAATGTGCTTTAACAACATTTAATTTGAGAATTAATTTAATTCCATTTACCTCTGACTCTGGGTCTTCATTTTATCTGAGCTCAGCTGATTTTTCCATGACAGCCGTTTGATGTCAGTGCACTGAACCTGAGGCCATGTCTGAGATCACACAGACATGCTCTTTGTGTGATCTCACTGCATTAGATAACAAATGATCAATCCAAGTGGCATCCTCAAACAAATGACGTCAATGAAGGTTTTGGTGCAAATTCACACAAGCAGAGTTAGTACAGGTTTAGTTCATCATGTCAACTATGGACACGGTCAACTAATGTTTGCAACAGTCACGGTCACATTTTAACTTAACCATTCAAAATAACTTCAGATCCCGCAACTGAGTCTGATATTAACCGAAAAGTGATTGATTTTGAGCATGGGACACTGGGGTTAATCATGAttcttaataatatttattttcctgaaatagttttgtctcctatttttgttatttttagttgcttagttaatgtttattgcattacatTAGTGTCATGTAAATTAGCCATGTTTGTGGCCCTGTGTGTAGAGTACTGGCCATGACAGGCAACTTACGATGAAATCTGATTCGTCATGGTTTTCCATTTTAGCACCTGCACTGTGGTGTTTCTCTAAGGTGAAAATAAGATTTTGATAGTTAAGTAAATTTGCAATATAACCACTGTATGACTTAATGAAATACAGTATATAGTTATAAGTTGTAAAATACAAAGGCATCTTGTAATAcaggtattttattatttttattttattttattttttacaaaaatgttctggcaaccacagttttttttttttttttttaacaggataTTTTATACAGGTATGCATctgcatacatttataaatttgaaaaaaaagtgttgccTATACTGTATCTGTATAATAAAGTGCTATATCTggattaaaatgacttaaattaaCTTGCAAAAAATGTCTACAGTGCTGTTGTTTGTCAAGAGCATAGTGATATTGTAACTGGTTGATCAATGTTAGTTCCTGTGTCTAACAGTTTCTCTTTTTGCTCAGTGAGCCAACAGCACAGTGTGTACCTTTGGGTCAGGCCAGTCATATTAGACACTAGTCCAGAGCTTATCAGCTCTTCCTTGTGAGAGGTCTGCCCTGATTCAAATGCTTGTTACCAAGGGTGCGTCACACACGTCACCCAGAGTCTCACATGAATGGCTTGCTATCGCTAGACATGTTAACACTGGTCCAGAGGTTCATGTTTCTTTGATAACAAAGACGTAGCTCTGAGGTATCCGGGTAAAAAAGCTTGGTTACACATCAGGAACATCCAGCAGACACATaaatgactcttttttttattcagaaagagATTTGCATCCAATTGCGTGAAATTTGAATGAAGTCCCAATTGACAAACCAGCCTTAATAGCTATTTTgtggttataaaataaaatttcatttcaCTGCATCCTGCACTTGATTGTGCCATTTAGACATCTCTCACAAAGTATTACAGTCTACAGtgttagaaaaaaagtatttactataaattcttttttaaatatgagaACTACAGTAGTGAGTGCAGTGACTTCCTGCTAGTTTGGTAAGATAAATGCTCTTAGTTCCTGTGTGATCACAAACAGTTCTCATGTTCAGTGCAGTTGACTACTGAGAGCTGTGATGGAGAAATCAAGCATGCTAAGTTGTAGTGAAGACCCAGAATCAGAggtaaaagatattttataaatatctttaacATGCAATGTGACTTAAATGGCAAATATCTCTGctgtttacatgttttatttcGAATTGTTAGACAGAGAGTTCGAGTGGCTTATTTAAAGTAATTAGCATAAATCTGGCAGTTGAATTGACAGTTCAATACAACAAAAGGCAGATATTTGACATTACACTTGACACAAATTTAAATCctaatttaaaaatctaaatagaaTACACATTCAATACCACAGACATTGGAAGTATGTACGCTTGAGTTTTAGTATTTCATACTGCTTTGATGTCAAGTTTGTAGTATTTATTCTTAGTATtattcatactgtatataaatatttatatatatttcaatattttttaatgtggaaAGATTGtgttgtatagttttttttttttagtttgtaaatAATTTGCTTTAAATTGCCATGTATCCACGTATCTGCATGCCAAATGAACTCTTACCGTAAGCCTTCATCGTAGTTGTGCGGTCTGTCTTGGTTATGAGCTGTCGAGGCCTATGGGAAGGAAAACTCTGAAAGAGATTTACCAAACAGCGTTACCCAACCGAACCATGCAACTGCAACTGAGCGACACACAAACCACGAAAACTGCATGACCAAATATAGTCCCCAGCGTTGGCCCCTAACGCTCATGGTGGGGTACTTTCATATTGGTTTTGCTCTCAAAACAATACTTTTTTATGGTGCCATGGGGATTGTTTTTGAACCCAATGGaataaactgaaaaatgctgaatGGAATGTAAATCATTGCATAAAATAACATGCATACAATTAAGTATACCAATTGTCACACACAGATAAAAGCTAAAACagaatagccgtgtttccactgtcgagcttaaaccgacgtgctagtgcgtgccagggccagtcgcatttccactgtcacttccgggggtTGATTGTGCCTCATCTGGGCTTCCTctggccaacggccagggttttctGGCCCGACataaaccttgggccaaagctgggtctagaggagtggttatgaacaaaggcggagtttctctgcATCTGGAGAGTGTCTCCGCCGCGGATCAttacagaaagataacagctttaacaccggtattgaagactttttaaaataagttgagttTTAAAATCACTCTTactcagcagcgagtgtttgaaattacttgatctgatgtggattatgatccccatacaaggcagaaatatttaaaagcaaTGTAAAAGACTATGTGCGATAAAGATTAACATTGCCATAGTAATAATGGTAAATGCAActacttggagaaatcagacgtcatcTTCTTATTCTCTTTcacaattgtgtttttattcagtaacatattttatctgtcataagtctcgtctcaagagtttagctccgcaTAGAATatgtcatcaaaataaaataatgattttttttataaaaatagagagtcagCGCTGCGGATCATAACAAAAAGccgctataacaccagcattaaaaactttttttaataagttgagctcgaaactcactttcagtcggcagcgtgtgtttgaaataatttgatccgatgtggattataatcatacaaggcagaaatatttataacattaccACAGTAAACATAGttaatatgaccgcttgaagaaatcagacgtcagcttctttttctctatcacaatcgtgttttcattaagtaacttatattatctgtcataagtgTCGTTTCGAGAGTTTAGCTCtcgtaaaaaatataataatgttttttttttttcttgttcaggagcttttataaaaatagagagattatcattcattcttaatgtgacgtataggctacTGTGGCAACAAATAAACAGACTCAACTGAATAAGCAGGTTATTTTTATAagcgtttaaaataaataaataaaatagaaatacatttatttctgtgtgatttaatTTCGAGTcctaataaattaattcattatgatcaatgtatcacttattctatagtaaaacatcgatacttttgaatatgaatatttaaaaaaagcatacaaACACATGGCCACCTTTattatgttcgttttgtgatcgtgctagttccagtgacttatttcttagttttctgataacttctctttgttgctgaaatgatggggtttcgtgacgttgttctgagaggcgtgtaaagggcgtgttttactGATGCGCAGTGGAGCTTCAGGACATGACTGTGGAAACCCtacgctattctggcctcgtgctactggcccggggctatgagctcgcccggcccgttttaagccctggctcgcactggcccgacagtggaaacgcagcTAATGATGAGTATACAAATACAGATGTAAACACTCTGCCCAGGCTTGTCTTCATTCCTCAAATTTTGACTTTCAATCTATGCTTTTAGGACAACAAGTCTGACGTAAAAGCTATCATGGCACGTTTCCAAGCAGGAAATGTATCTATGGAAGGGAGTCCAGGTGTTCGTCCAAAACCACCTGTCCAGCCCACCTTGTCTTCAGGCCCGGCGGTGCCTGCTAAGAAGCCTGTTCTTGAAACTAGCCTATCCAGTGGAGTTACTACTACCTCAACTGCCCCTAAACCTAAGAACATAGTCAACACAGCTAGAAGCGCTCCAGACATTCACAATCCTCCAAAGATAAAGGCTTTTGGGACTAGgtttgaaaacacacaagataacAACAAAGTCAACTTTAAAGTTCCTGTTAAACCCAAACCACCAGACTCGTCCCAGGACCATGAGACTCCAAAGGTCCCATTCACAAAGCCACCACTACAGAAGCCTCCTTCAAGCATCATGGCGAATGATTCAAAGGTAACAAGCCCAAAGCCAATGGCTCCTCTGACAAAACCATCCTGGATCAAAGACACCCCGAAAGCTGAAGACAACAGCACTAACCCTACTCCAACTCCTCCAAAAATGCCTTTGGCACCCAAACCAAAAAGCACCATGGGTATCCTACGCCAGCAGCCAGAGGAAAGCAGCAATGTGGAGTCTGCTGCAAAACCTTCCTCAATATCTAATGTGAAACCATCAAGTTTCCGTGTTAAAAATAGCTTTAACAAACCTGAGGAAGGAGCTAAAGTACCAAGTGCTAATGAGTCAGTGTCAAAGCCCATAACGCCTAATAAACCCAACTTCCCAAGAAAATCATCTGGACCTCCTGTACAGACAGCCAACGATGATCCTTCGGCACCCAAGAAGAAACCTCTACCAAATACCTATGCTCTGGGCAGCGCTCCTGCCAAACCCAACAGACCGCCCAAAGTCAACCTTGAGAAGTTTAAGAAGGGCTCAGAGGTTGCAACAGACAGTGAGTACTGACTTTTTAGCTTAAAACACGCAATCTCTCTATATAGCAGCATCTGAGGGAACAAAACAATAGGCTGTAAGCACTTGATCAGCCATATCAAAGCCACAAAGACTTTGTGAGCCACTGCTCAAATGCAAGCAGTAGACTTTGGGCCAAAGTGGTTTCCGTGGTTTTACATGTGACTTCTCTGTGTTCCTCTAAGACTGTTAGCAACCATGCACAAGATAATAAGCACCATAAAGCCATAAAGTTGAGAAACTGTGCAAAAATGCATATCTTagtaagtaattatgtccaaaaGAGGAACATCACATGACTTTATTAAAAGGTTAGACACTGTTGCTGATGATATATGTGCTTTGACACAGTGTAACATACTTGTCTTTGATATTTATTGTGTATCTTAGTTAACGCACAATATACTATTACAGCATGTGAATCGGCATCAGGTGCACCATCGCGAAACAAACATTCAGGTGCATCTGGTATAAAATAGCAATAACAGCATATTGGAAATTCAAGATTTCCTGCTTGCGTTGAGCTAACTTCCTCATTTTGAGTTTCTCTTTTCACTTGAGAGCTGAAGTCAGTGAAAAAAGAGGGAAGCTCATTTAAACTGGGAACAGTGTTAGAGATGGCTTTCATTTTTAACCTGTGAAAATGGAAAGATCATGTATAAGACCAGGTTTTGCCCTTAGCACCATGTGAAAAGATCTAATGATGTAACTATagtttaaaaatgtcttaattctcTATAGAGGGTTCAGTGtccagtttctttttttcttttgaaaaacatttcaacttttgttcaccccaaaataactgtggaacaccaAAGTAGATATTCTGAAgagtgtttttgtccatacaatgctCTTCAGAGTTCTTTAAGACTAAGAAAGTCATACAACAGGTAtgaaaagacatgagggtgagtaaatgatgacagaaatgacTGTTTAGGTGAACTGGTCATGAATAAACTATGTTCTTGCAGGTCCTGGACCAAAGAATGTAACTCCCCCTCCCCCGCCCCCACCTGCCTCTCACCCCAGCAGTCAGCCACCTCCACCACTGCCCTCTCAATCCTTACGGCCCAACCTGCCCCCACGGCATCCAGGACCCATGTGAGTAACACAGAAACACTTTGCTTAGCACTGTGACCGAATGATTCAGGTTATGACAATTTCTTTAATACCCGAATTTCAGTGAAAGTTCACAACTTTATATCTGTCTGCAGAATTCAAGATGAAAATTATGACGATGTGGATAGCTTGAGAGCGGGTAAGACCTACCCTTACATTATTGAATGGGAGTCATTTTAAAGCCAACACCTGATAATTATTTAAGTTaagaagaagtctcttatactcaccaaggttgcatttaaataataaaaacagtgaaaatttaaatatttaaaataactgctttctattaaTACTTTtcaaaacgtaatttattcctgtgatgcaaagctgaattttctgcagccaATACTTCAATGTcccacaatccttcagaaatcattctaatgtaatgatttactgctcaagaaacacttttgaaaacagttgtacttagtaattttgtaaaaaaaaaaaaaacaaaaaaaaaaaggctacttttttccaatatgttttaataaacaaagttTAAAACAGAATCTACTGAATAGTGAACCtccgtaacattataaatgtatttactctgacatttgatcaatttaatgcatccttgctggataaaagtaaatatatatgcaGGTTCTGCTTAAATATCTCATAAGCTTAAGTAACAAATTTATAAtgacatcttttaaaaaatattctcatatatatatatatatatatacatacacacacacacacacacacacatacacacatatatatatatatatatatatatatatgttttttatttattaatatatatatatatatatatatatatatatatatatatacacacacacacacacacacatatatatatttctcaaataTAATGTCATTTAATTTCCAAATTTAAAATTGATAGGAACACAGTAGTTTATGAAATCCAATTCGAACTAATTTTATTaactttgtttttcacattttatcaTTACAGGCCAAATAAATGAGGTAAGAAACTTAGTGGAGGCACACAGAAACTCTTTGGGAAAGTTTGTGTTGCACTGTCTCATGTCTGACTCTCTTCTAGGGAAGTGGAAGTGATGGTGAGATATATGAGGATCTTGATGAAAGTAGGTAAGATTTGAAGTTCTATTAATGCCGACGCTGGTGAGACATGGCGGTCACCTCACCCACCTGGAACAGAGTGATACAAACAGTTTTTTGGTGCCAATAATCAAATGATTCTTTTCATGTTCTGCCGTTTTTACTTGTGTTTTtggttaataaatggtttatggTCTGCTTTACCACAGATCTGCTGCAGAGCAAAGTCCGCCTCAGAAAAAACAAGACAAGGAGCTTAAAAGTCAGAAAGAGCGtgagaaaaaagagaaagatgcAATTAAGAAGTTTAAAGTAAGATAACTTCAGATAACTTACAACCAGTTATCAAGGTTTACGTACTGGATCATGGTGATTATATGTTTGTTCTTTCCTCAGATATCAACGCCCCTGCAGGTTATGCATCAGGTAAAAGCTAAAGCTGACTGCAAGGGTGGGAAACATGACCTCTCCATGAAGAAGGGCGAGTCAATTGATATCATTCGAATCACTGACAACCCAGAGGGTAAATGGTTGGCCCGAGGGCAAGACGGATCATGTAAGAGAGAAAAAAGTTTAATAAGAAGTTTGATGTGAGCTCACTCTTCCCCTGAGAAAGGTTGTAGTCATTTCTCTACATTTCAGTTGGCTATGTTAAAACGGAAATGGTTGAGATCGACTTCAGCGGCTTGAAGAATAAAGGCCTGTCTCTTCCTCATAACTTGGAGAGTGAAGAGGTGTACGATGACGTAGAATCTATGGAGGATCATGGGTAAGAGCCTGTATCACTCACAAACAAAAGTCCAAAGATTTCCCCTTATAACTAATAATGTGAAAAGGCCGATTTGATCTTTAAGCACTTTTCTAGTCTCTAGTCAAGTCAAGAAATAGCCAAGAAAGTTACATTAGAAGTTACACAGCAAATACTGCTGCTCGCATTTAAGTGAGCATTCATATTTTTCCTTAATCTTTCAGGAAAATGAATGGGCAGCGGGGtaagttttaataaaacaaatcattttttcaACTAATTGACTGTAAGGTTTAAGTTTAATTTTGAAAGGCAATACTAGAACAAGTCTGCCCTCTGCTGTTGATAGTTGTTTTACCTCCACCgccagatgatgatgatgtgtatGATGATATACCCGAACCCAATATTAATCCAATCAGGTAAGAACAAATAatctaatgtaatataatatgtaatgttTGAAAACTATATGCAgtattctgtatgtgtgtgcctgtatTTCTGGGTTTGTTGATTGGCCACATGTATTATGGATATGTCTCACCCAAACCACGTTCCTCTGAATCCATAGCACTGCAGATCCCAGGTCTCTCTTAAAACAGCTCAACTTCTTGGACATTCTCAAAAGTTCGGTTGAAAAGAGAAAAAGCCAAGTCCACTATAATGAGTAAATTTTACATTAGTAAGATGGAATCAGACAATGCTACTTTTCGATTTCCAATCACGTTGATTTACAACTGCATCCATTTGTTCTAACAAAGAAAATTGACTAATTGTTCGTTTCACAAACAACCCGATCTGTGTTGAAAATGTCAAATAACTCCTTTAAGGAAATTCTTCTGCGCCTCCTGATATGAATGCTTTTCGAATCTCCTCTAACCATAACATCACTAGATCTGAATGATTCTGTTTCCTTTCCCCAAGACTTCCACCTCCCTTGATTTTGTCTTCTTAACTCTAAATTAAATCAGTTGAGTTTCTTTTGCTCATAAAATTATCGAATATTCATACACTTTTAACAATCTGTTTCAGCATTCCTCCCCCTCCACAATTTACACCTGAAGGTAATAaagctaaaaaacatttttttattcatatatcatgCCTTCAAAATAACCCACTGCGAATTCTTTTGTCTTTGAATGTCTTTACAACTCAGACGTTTCCCAAGAGATATATGATGATGTGGATTCATTCACTCCTGCTACATCATCTAGCAGGTAAACAGATGCTACCTTAGTGCTTTTCCATTCATGTTGTAAGACAAGATGATGCAATATAAAGATTAAAACTCTATAAAATGTACTATTAGCACATTTAAATCAGCCTGTCTTGATGATAATGATATTTCATTATCGCAGCCATCCTCAATTAAAATCGAAGGCGATCAAACTGCACGAGGACCCCAAAAAGCAAAAGAAGTttgagaaagaagaaaaggaaTTTCGAAAGAAGTTTAAGGTGCGTATGAAATTATTGGATCATTAAAACATAATGCTGAGTGACCTGTAAACATCGAGTGCTTTCTTGGTTGAATTTATAAGCAAACAATTTGGCATTTACTTTACCAGTACGATGGGGAGATTCAGGTGCTTCATCAAGTAACAATTGCCACCAGTAAGAAGGGAAGTGGGAAAGACCTTACTGTACAAGCTGGGGAGACTGTGGATGTCATCAACAAATCTGACCCTGACAAATTCATCTGCAGGAACAAGGAGGGCAAATGTAAGTGGCATTATTTGTGACTCCAAATGAGACTTGATCTCCATCAGGACAAGTATTAGTAATGATGACATTGTAAAATGCACTTTTCAGTTGGATATGTCTCAGCCGGCAATATCCAAACAGAGTAAGTTActctgaatttattattattattattattatcgttgttGTAAATTGCTTTGTCAATGTGTGAATATGCTAAACTACATTTTTACATCTTGTTTACATAGTGATGAGGTCTATGATGACATTGGAGATGGTACGTAACAAattcattaacatgaacaatgtatgagaatttaaaatgttaattctcCTACTAGATGGGATGTTATTTAAGATCGGTGGAATGATGGCAATATTAATATCTTGTCTTTACAGACTGTATCTATGACAATGATTGAAGACCTCACACCTTCATCATCTCATCTTCTGGTGCAGCTTATTATTTCTGGCCCAGTTTGTCTTCTTGTTTGCTGATGTTGAGTGTATTTATTGTATAGACACATGTAGTATTAGGTTTAAATAAACAGCCTAGTACCATCATGAAATCGTAGTTACCTTGTCTCAGTAGAAATAACTGGCATCTTGTCCAAATTGGCCTCCAAATACCAGGACTTTCACTTTCTGTTTCCTGTCATGCATTTGAGAAAACAAGCTGAAACTAATCTcttagacactttttttttgttccttaGTGAAAGGCAGTATTTTGTAACAGGTCTTAATTGTCTCATTGacttattgtgtttttgtaaatattacacTGCAAAAGACTGTTTTCATCACttactaataataaatgtaaacatttgcatCACTTTCTCAATTCAGCATGCTAATTATGTTGACTGAACAATGTTTATATCTATGTTCACTTGATTTACGTCGATTTTCGTAATTAAAAAAGGAGACGTTTAGCAGAGCAGAGAATCGCAGCAAGCCGTGGTCCCATCACCTGTCATCCACTTGCCATAAAATAACACCTGAAGTGCTCTCAATGCTGTTCAGAGCCCAGGTTATTAGGATACAGGCATTCTGCCGTCCCGAACCAGCCTTTAATTCAGTGTCACAGAGTTGCACCCTGTTCCCTGTGCGTGCacagttttttgtctttttcacaAGTGCTAAGAAAGGCAGCCCACTGCCGAAGCAGAGGCTGTCACATTGAATTGAAGAAGCTGTTCGCCTATAGCTTTTGCTTCCAGAGGACTCGACAGCCCAATGGGAGTGCGTGTCCAATTCCAAGTCAGGCGTCTTCATGAGCCTATAAGACAGGACATCTATCTCGAAGTGGGCTGATCATCCCAGAACACTCTCGCAGGGTTTTTCGAACtggatattttcttttttgcactGCATGTTCTGTCTGTGCAGGAGAAGAAGGTGGAGCAGCCATTGTCTAAGTCACTAGAAACCATGCCTCATAGGACAGGTATAGTGAGACGGCGCTGTTGCATGAAGACCGCTGCAGTGAAATTGAAGTAAAAAAGGGGGAGACTCAGGGgtagtcgtggcctagtggttagagagtttgactcctaaccctagggttgtgggtttgaatcttgggccaGTAATACCAcgacttgagcaaggcactaaaccccaaactgctccctgggcgccgcagcataaatggctgcccactgctctgggtgtgtgttcatggtttgtgtgtgtgcactttggatgggttgaatgcagagcgcaaattctgaatatgggtcaccatacttggctgaatgtcatgtcactttcactcatACAGGCCAGTGGTATATAGGAACACCAACATGTTTGAGGTCTTTGTTTTCACTCCCTATATCATGCTATTTCAGTGCTGTACCCAACCTAAGGGCAGGATGAGCAGGTCAGTGCTTTGCTCGCTACTGCATGTGTCTAGTCTACTGTATCAGCTCAGTTCAGACGGGGACCAGCACGTTTACACTCGGCTGGGTTTATACAATCCCCATATTGGCTATTGAAAAGCAATAGTGATTCAATCAGGCTTCAGCATCTCGGAGGAAAGTGTTTCCCCATACGTAAATGTCTCCTTCCCTTCTCTCAGAAAACCACAGATACGTTGAGTGACCTGAGAAGTTTTTGTGTCTATTTCATTGTGGAGTAAAAAATATAGTTTCCATTTTTAAGTGAAGGGCCCGAGTGACATTTTCTAACTAGTGTtattataagtgttttttttttaatgaagcctAATACTAATTAGGCTAATACTTGCTATTTAATACTTAAATACAAGACCATAACCTGGAACActtttatataaagtataaagtaataTAACTTTAAAGAAATTATAGGTCTAATTCTAGTGGGGAAGTAATcatttgcaaataatattttaaaatatgcacacattCACTCTTATT
Coding sequences within:
- the LOC113064211 gene encoding FYN-binding protein 1-like isoform X2; this translates as MDNKSDVKAIMARFQAGNVSMEGSPGVRPKPPVQPTLSSGPAVPAKKPVLETSLSSGVTTTSTAPKPKNIVNTARSAPDIHNPPKIKAFGTRFENTQDNNKVNFKVPVKPKPPDSSQDHETPKVPFTKPPLQKPPSSIMANDSKVTSPKPMAPLTKPSWIKDTPKAEDNSTNPTPTPPKMPLAPKPKSTMGILRQQPEESSNVESAAKPSSISNVKPSSFRVKNSFNKPEEGAKVPSANESVSKPITPNKPNFPRKSSGPPVQTANDDPSAPKKKPLPNTYALGSAPAKPNRPPKVNLEKFKKGSEVATDSPGPKNVTPPPPPPPASHPSSQPPPPLPSQSLRPNLPPRHPGPIIQDENYDDVDSLRAGQINEGSGSDGEIYEDLDESRSAAEQSPPQKKQDKELKSQKEREKKEKDAIKKFKISTPLQVMHQVKAKADCKGGKHDLSMKKGESIDIIRITDNPEGKWLARGQDGSFGYVKTEMVEIDFSGLKNKGLSLPHNLESEEVYDDVESMEDHGKMNGQRVVLPPPPDDDDVYDDIPEPNINPISTADPRSLLKQLNFLDILKSSVEKRKSQVHYNDIPPPPQFTPEDVSQEIYDDVDSFTPATSSSSHPQLKSKAIKLHEDPKKQKKFEKEEKEFRKKFKYDGEIQVLHQVTIATSKKGSGKDLTVQAGETVDVINKSDPDKFICRNKEGKFGYVSAGNIQTDDEVYDDIGDDCIYDND
- the LOC113064211 gene encoding FYN-binding protein 1-like isoform X1, which encodes MEKSSMLSCSEDPESEDNKSDVKAIMARFQAGNVSMEGSPGVRPKPPVQPTLSSGPAVPAKKPVLETSLSSGVTTTSTAPKPKNIVNTARSAPDIHNPPKIKAFGTRFENTQDNNKVNFKVPVKPKPPDSSQDHETPKVPFTKPPLQKPPSSIMANDSKVTSPKPMAPLTKPSWIKDTPKAEDNSTNPTPTPPKMPLAPKPKSTMGILRQQPEESSNVESAAKPSSISNVKPSSFRVKNSFNKPEEGAKVPSANESVSKPITPNKPNFPRKSSGPPVQTANDDPSAPKKKPLPNTYALGSAPAKPNRPPKVNLEKFKKGSEVATDSPGPKNVTPPPPPPPASHPSSQPPPPLPSQSLRPNLPPRHPGPIIQDENYDDVDSLRAGQINEGSGSDGEIYEDLDESRSAAEQSPPQKKQDKELKSQKEREKKEKDAIKKFKISTPLQVMHQVKAKADCKGGKHDLSMKKGESIDIIRITDNPEGKWLARGQDGSFGYVKTEMVEIDFSGLKNKGLSLPHNLESEEVYDDVESMEDHGKMNGQRVVLPPPPDDDDVYDDIPEPNINPISTADPRSLLKQLNFLDILKSSVEKRKSQVHYNDIPPPPQFTPEDVSQEIYDDVDSFTPATSSSSHPQLKSKAIKLHEDPKKQKKFEKEEKEFRKKFKYDGEIQVLHQVTIATSKKGSGKDLTVQAGETVDVINKSDPDKFICRNKEGKFGYVSAGNIQTDDEVYDDIGDDCIYDND
- the LOC113064211 gene encoding FYN-binding protein 1-like isoform X3 — translated: MEKSSMLSCSEDPESEDNKSDVKAIMARFQAGNVSMEGSPGVRPKPPVQPTLSSGPAVPAKKPVLETSLSSGVTTTSTAPKPKNIVNTARSAPDIHNPPKIKAFGTRFENTQDNNKVNFKVPVKPKPPDSSQDHETPKVPFTKPPLQKPPSSIMANDSKVTSPKPMAPLTKPSWIKDTPKAEDNSTNPTPTPPKMPLAPKPKSTMGILRQQPEESSNVESAAKPSSISNVKPSSFRVKNSFNKPEEGAKVPSANESVSKPITPNKPNFPRKSSGPPVQTANDDPSAPKKKPLPNTYALGSAPAKPNRPPKVNLEKFKKGSEVATDSPGPKNVTPPPPPPPASHPSSQPPPPLPSQSLRPNLPPRHPGPIIQDENYDDVDSLRAGQINEGSGSDGEIYEDLDESRSAAEQSPPQKKQDKELKSQKEREKKEKDAIKKFKISTPLQVMHQVKAKADCKGGKHDLSMKKGESIDIIRITDNPEGKWLARGQDGSFGYVKTEMVEIDFSGLKNKGLSLPHNLESEEVYDDVESMEDHGKMNGQRVVLPPPPDDDDVYDDIPEPNINPISIPPPPQFTPEDVSQEIYDDVDSFTPATSSSSHPQLKSKAIKLHEDPKKQKKFEKEEKEFRKKFKYDGEIQVLHQVTIATSKKGSGKDLTVQAGETVDVINKSDPDKFICRNKEGKFGYVSAGNIQTDDEVYDDIGDDCIYDND